The genomic window GCAGATCGTAGATGGGATCGTCGGGATATCGCGCCCCCAACGGCAACCGCAGGCCGAAGCGGACCGCCTCGGACTCGGTCGCCGCGACCTGCTCGTCCACCCAGTCGTAGGCGACGACACGGCGCGCAACGCGCCATTCGCTATCGCGCTTTTTGAAGACATCGCAGTACCGGCCGGCGATCAGAAACTGTCGAACGCCGCCGTCTGTTGCAGGCCCGCGCTGCAAGGCGAGGAAATAGGTCTCGACAACAGCTTCTTCGGGCGCGGTGAATTCGATCAGGATATTGCCGACCGTATGAACGTTGCGCGCGTCGGTCTTGAAGATGTCCTTGGCCCAGTCGAAGAAGCCTTCGACCGGCCCCGAATATGGTCCATGCTGATCGGTGGCATCCGGCCAGTAGGCGCTGCGGAGCGCGGCTCCATCGGCGCGATCAACTCCGCGACAATAGCGGAAGATGCAATCGCGGATGGCCTCCCTGTCGAGCAGCTCCGCGATCTTCTCGTGCGTTACGGTCATTTTCGAGCCTCGAAGCTCCGGCTCGATCCGCCACCGGCGGACCGGCCCTCCCTTGACGGCAGCGACCATCTCATGTGCAGTGGGAGGCCACCAACAAATGTTCATATGTGAAGCTGAATTTCACATCCGTGAATTTGCTAGGGCCGAGGGAGGGACGATTGCCATCGCAGCTGACGACCTCCGCTTCGATTTCCGCGGCCGGATCGACCGTGAAATCCGCGCTGCGCGCCATCGAAATTCTCGAATTCTTCATGCGGGAGCGGCAGCCGCGTGCGATGTCCGAAATCAGCGGGGCGCTGGGCTATCCGGCATCCAGCACAACAGTCCTGCTCAAGACCCTGGTAGGTCTCGGCTACCTGAATTTCGACCGCAGGACGAAACTCTATTTCCCAACCCCAAAAGTGACATCACTGGGCGACTGGATTCCCAAATCCCTGTTCGGCAACAGCCGCGTGCTGGAGGCGATGCGCGACGTGCACGCCGCAACGGGCGAAGCCGTTTCAATCGGCACGACCAACGACGTGTATCTGCAATACGTCAAGATCATCCAGTCGACCCACCCGCTACGCTTCCACGTCGACGAGGGAACGCTGCGGCCGCTGACGCAGTCCGCGCTCGGCTGGCTGTTGATGTCGACGATGTCCGACGAGAAGCTCGACACGATTGTGCGCCGCGCCAACATCGCGACGCCGAACGCAGCAGACAGGGTCAAGCCTCAGGACATGATCCGGCGGATTCGGGAGATCCGGGGCAAGGGACATTGCTCGGCGGAGAACGTCCCGATGCTGGGCGGCGCGACGATCTGCGTCCTGCTCCCAATCACAATTCAGAATCAACCCGTCGCTCTCGGGCTTGGCGGCGTCGCCGAGCGGATCAAGCAAAACGCCAGCCGCTACCTGAATGTTCTGCGGCAGGCCGCCAGATCGGTCAAAGCTGGCGACAGCGACACAGACGTTTGACGCCGGGCGGGCGACGGCACCTACTCCTGCAGCGCCTCCTCCCGCCGCGACCGGATCGTCGGCAGCATGATCATGACGATCGCGATTGCGGCTGCGGCCAGCAGCGTTGCCGACAATGGCGAGGTCACGAACACGCTGACATCGCCGCGCGATAGCACCATGGCGCGGCGGAAGTTCTCTTCGATCGCTGGCCCAAGCACCAGGCCCAGCAGCAGTGGCGCGGCCGGCAGCTGCAGCTTAATGAGGACATAGCCGAAGACGCAGAACACCGCCGCTTCATGCACCTCGAAGGTCCCGCTGTTGATCGAATAGACGCCGATCGAGCAGAACACCATGATCGCCGGGAACAGATAGCGATAGGGAATGGTGAGAAGTTTGACCCACAATCCAACCAGCGGCAGATTGAGAACGAGCAGCATCAGATTGCCGACCCACATCGAGGCGATCAGGCCCCAGAACAAGGTCGGGTTCTTGGTCACGACCTCCGGACCGGGCTGGATGTTGTGGATGTTCATCGCACCGACCATCAGCGCCATAACCACATTGGAGGGCACGCCAAGTGTCAGCAGCGGAATGAAGGAGGTCTGGGCGCCTGCGTTGTTGGCCGATTCCGGCCCGGCAACGCCTTCGATCGCACCCTTGCCGAACTGTTCGGGGTGCTTCGAGAGCTTCTTCTCCAGCGTGTAGGAGGCAAACGACGACAGCACCGCACCGCCGCCCGGCAGCACGCCGAGCAGCGTGCCGAGCGCGGTGCCGCGCAGCACCGCCGGGATCATGCGGCGGAAATCCTCACGCGTCGGAAACAGATTGGTGATCTTTTGCGTCACCAGCGACAGTTTGTCGTCTTGTTCGAGATTCTTCACGATCTCGGCAAAGCCAAAAATGCCCATCGCCAACGGCACGAAATCGAGGCCATCGAACAGCTGCGGGATGCCGAACGCGAAGCGCTGCGTGCCCGTGCTGAGATCGGTGCCGACGAGACTGAGCAGCATGCCGAGTACGACCATGCCGATGCCTTCAATGAAGGGTCCACTGGATAGCACCGAGGCGAGGATGAGGCCGAGGAGCATCAGCGCGAAAAACTCCTTCGGCCCGAACAGCAACGCTGCCGCGGTCAGCGGCCCGGCCAGCGCCGCCAGCGCCAGTGTCGCCACGCAGCCGGCGAAGAACGAACCGATCGCGGCTGTCGAGAGCGCGACACCCGCCCGGCCCTGCTTGGCCATCTGGTAGCCGTCTATCGTGGTGACGACAGAGGAGGATTCGCCGGGCAGATTGACCACGATGGCGGTGGTCGAGCCGCCATATTGCGCGCCGTAATAGATGCCGGCGAGCATGATCAGGGCCGAATCCGGCTGCAGCGCGTAGGTGATCGGGAGCAGCATCGCGATGGTGGCGAGCGGGCCCAGGCCCGGGAGGACGCCGATCAGCGTCCCCAACAGGCAGCCGAAGAAGGCGTAGAGCAGATTGGCCGGCTGGGCCGCGGTGGAGAATCCGATCGCCAGGTTATGAAACAGGTCCATCGTCACGGCCCGTCAATTGAGCAGCGCCGGCCACACCGGCAGCTGCAGCCCGAGGCCATAGACGAATACGAGGAGACACAGCGCGATCAGGATGGCTGCATTGGCCAACGCGCCCTTCCAGGCAAACTCGGGACTAGCCCTGCTCGACACCACGATCAGGACCAGCAGCGCACCGATCAGACCGATCGGAAACAGCAGAAGCGCAAACAGAATCACCGAGCCCGTGACCCAAGCAAGGCCCTTTACGTCCCAACTCCGCAACCTCTGCCGCTCTGCCGTCCTCAGCACGGCACCCAGCATCACCGCGAGCCCGATGGCCGCAAGCACGATCGCCAGCAGCCGCGGAAAATAGCCGGGCCCCATCCGCGCCGCTGTGCCGGCCGGATAATTCAGTGCCATCACGAAGAAGAAGATCGCAAAGGCAAGAAACAATGCGCCCGACGCAAAGGCACGCTGATTTCTGATGGTTGGCCTCGCCATCGTCGTCGACCTTCCTGCTATCCCGCTACGTCGACGGAAGACGACTTGCCTGCCGGCGGACCGATCGCTTCCATCAGAATCGGCACCCCGATTGCGCAGGCATGCACGCCCAGATGCGCCGTCATCTGCAGAACCTGAAGGATCTCCCGCTTGTCGATCCCGAGCCGCAACGCGCGCCTGATCTGCAGGCGAAGGCCGTGTGGATTGAGCGCTGTAAAACATCCGTTC from Bradyrhizobium zhanjiangense includes these protein-coding regions:
- a CDS encoding nuclear transport factor 2 family protein, with product MTVTHEKIAELLDREAIRDCIFRYCRGVDRADGAALRSAYWPDATDQHGPYSGPVEGFFDWAKDIFKTDARNVHTVGNILIEFTAPEEAVVETYFLALQRGPATDGGVRQFLIAGRYCDVFKKRDSEWRVARRVVAYDWVDEQVAATESEAVRFGLRLPLGARYPDDPIYDLLRRS
- a CDS encoding IclR family transcriptional regulator; translation: MPSQLTTSASISAAGSTVKSALRAIEILEFFMRERQPRAMSEISGALGYPASSTTVLLKTLVGLGYLNFDRRTKLYFPTPKVTSLGDWIPKSLFGNSRVLEAMRDVHAATGEAVSIGTTNDVYLQYVKIIQSTHPLRFHVDEGTLRPLTQSALGWLLMSTMSDEKLDTIVRRANIATPNAADRVKPQDMIRRIREIRGKGHCSAENVPMLGGATICVLLPITIQNQPVALGLGGVAERIKQNASRYLNVLRQAARSVKAGDSDTDV
- a CDS encoding tripartite tricarboxylate transporter permease: MDLFHNLAIGFSTAAQPANLLYAFFGCLLGTLIGVLPGLGPLATIAMLLPITYALQPDSALIMLAGIYYGAQYGGSTTAIVVNLPGESSSVVTTIDGYQMAKQGRAGVALSTAAIGSFFAGCVATLALAALAGPLTAAALLFGPKEFFALMLLGLILASVLSSGPFIEGIGMVVLGMLLSLVGTDLSTGTQRFAFGIPQLFDGLDFVPLAMGIFGFAEIVKNLEQDDKLSLVTQKITNLFPTREDFRRMIPAVLRGTALGTLLGVLPGGGAVLSSFASYTLEKKLSKHPEQFGKGAIEGVAGPESANNAGAQTSFIPLLTLGVPSNVVMALMVGAMNIHNIQPGPEVVTKNPTLFWGLIASMWVGNLMLLVLNLPLVGLWVKLLTIPYRYLFPAIMVFCSIGVYSINSGTFEVHEAAVFCVFGYVLIKLQLPAAPLLLGLVLGPAIEENFRRAMVLSRGDVSVFVTSPLSATLLAAAAIAIVMIMLPTIRSRREEALQE
- a CDS encoding tripartite tricarboxylate transporter TctB family protein, translating into MARPTIRNQRAFASGALFLAFAIFFFVMALNYPAGTAARMGPGYFPRLLAIVLAAIGLAVMLGAVLRTAERQRLRSWDVKGLAWVTGSVILFALLLFPIGLIGALLVLIVVSSRASPEFAWKGALANAAILIALCLLVFVYGLGLQLPVWPALLN